DNA sequence from the Bacteroidales bacterium genome:
CCTTCATTTGCTCGGAGATTACCTTTCCATCAAGTAGTATCATAATTAAAGTGAAAATTTAAAAGTGAAAAATGAAAAGTGGATGGATTCTCTTATAATACAAAAAGTGTTCTTGAATTTAATCGCAAATTGCAATAATTTGTAAAACAATTCCTTTAATTTTTAACTTTTCACTTTCCTCTTATCACTTATTATTGCTAATAGTGTTCCTAAATTTAATCGCAAACTGCGATAATTTGACTTTGAACTCCAGTCTTCTGTCATCGGACTTCCGTCTTCCAACTTCCCCCTATCTCCTAGGCATATTCGCCATCATTCTAGAAAGATTCTTACCGCCACCACTACCCGATACCATCTTCATCATCTTGCGCATATCGTCAAATTGCTTTATAAGCTTGTTGACTTCCTGAATTGATGTACCGCTACCATCGGCTATTCGCTTACGACGACCACCATTCATAACCGAAGGATCTTCCCTTTCTAAAGGTGTCATGGAGTGGATTATGGCTTCAATATTTTTAAATGCGTTATCATCAATATCAACATCCTTAATGGCTTTGCCCATACCGGGAATCATCCCTGCAAGATCCTTAAGGTTACCCATTTTTTTAATTTGTCCAATCTGATCGAGGAAGTCGTTATAGTTGAATTTATCCTTTGCAATCTTTTTATGAAGTTCACGGGCTTGCTCAGTATCATACTGTTCCTGTGCACGTTCAACCAACGAAACGATATCGCCCATGCCAAGGATACGGTCGGCCATACGTTCGGGGTGGAAAACGTCCAAGGCTTCCATTTTCTCGCCAGTGCTAACAAACTTAATGGGTTTGTCGACAACTGAACGGATTGAAAGGGCTGCTCCACCGCGGGTATCACCATCGAGCTTAGTAAGTACAACACCGTTGAAGTTGAGCCTATCGTTAAATTCCTTGGCTGTATTAACGGCATCCTGACCTGTCATTGAGTCAACAACGAAGAGTATTTCCTGAGGATCAACTGCCTTTTTGATTGCAGCAACCTCTTTCATCATCTCCTCATCAACGGCTAAACGACCAGCGGTATCGATAATTACAACGTCTCTGCCCGATGCTTTGGCCTGTTTAACTGCATCTTTTGCAATTGCAACAGGATCAGTACTTCCTGCTACTGTGAATACAGGAACTCCAATTTGATTTCCTAAAACTATAAGCTGTTCGATAGCCGCAGGACGATAAACGTCGCCCGCAACCAGCAAAGGTGCTCTACCCTTTTTGGTTTTAAGGTATGTTGCAAGCTTACCCGAGAATGTTGTTTTACCCGAACCTTGTAAACCTGCAATTAGGATGATTGTTGGGCTACCGCCTAAATTGATATCGGTAGCTTTTCCACCCATGAGCTCGGTAAGCTCATCGTGTACAATCTTAATCATCATTTGACCCGGCTTAACGGAGTTAAGCACGTTTTGACCTAATGCTTTGCGCTTTACCTCATCGGTAAAGGTTTTGGCAATTTTGTAGTTAACGTCGGCATCGAGCAGGGCTTTACGTACCTCCTTAAGGGTTTCGGCTACGTTAATCTCAGAAATTTTTCCTTCACCCTTTAATAGCTTAAAGGATCTTTCAAGTTTTTCGGATAAATTCTCAAACATATCTTGTAGAAATAGTTGACAGTTAACAGTTTTCAGCTATTTATTTCGATAGCTTTTAACTTTTCATTTATAGATTTTCATTTTCAGTCTGCAAACTTAATCAAAATGGCTGCCTTTTCAAATGGGATTTTGTCAAATTTAATGAGGGGGGTATTTAACTTAAGTTGCTAGTTGCTAGAGACAAGTTGCTAGTTTATTGTTTTACAGCATCTTATTCATTATGGATTTCACCCTGTTTCAAAGAGATTAAGATTTATTTCAATATAATTATTAAATAAATAACTAGAAATCAGCAACAAGTATCTAGGAACTTTAATTATCTACTTCCTGCAAATTACCTGTATAAGCTTAATTGGTTCTTGGGCATCCATAAATTTTACGGGTTCTTCGATATCTTTAAATTCATCTATTCCAAAATCTGCAAATTCTTTTGAAACCGATTCGGAATCATAAAAGTATACTTTAACTCCCTTTGAAATCTCATATCGATCTTTACTTAAGTACTTTCCACCTCCATACATGCTCATTTGCTTTGATGCAACTAAAAAGAACATAATCCCTCCCTCTTTCAATTGATTCCAGCATGATTCTAGAAATTTTCGCCTTTCATTTTTATTGAGTAGATGGATTAGCGCATAGCAGAAAATTCCTTCGTATAACTCATTATCAAATGGCATGGATGTTACAGAGCCATGGTGTGTTGTACAGTTTATCCCATTGGTTTTAGCTAAAACTATAGCAGAATGCGATAGTTCAATGCCTGTTACGCTAAATGCGTTATCGCAGAATAGCTTGGCATTACGACCATAGCCAAAACCGGGTATTAATATCTTATTTATTTTGTTTGATTTGAATAGATCCACTGCAACCATTGCGGAGTCTGATGGTTCAAATTTCCACATTGCGCCTTCGTTCTTAAATCGCGATTCCCAGTATTCCATGGTTTTAGTTTATAAAGAGAATCGACTATCCTATAAATATTGAACCAGCAACAGCCACTCCAATGCCTAAAATTGCAGAAAAAATGGACATTGGAATAAGTGCTTTTTTATCTTTAGCCAAGACTATAATCATAATTGGTATTACCGATAGTTCGCCAATTATTAAGCCCTTTAGCCATGGTTGAATTTCCCAGTGAACGAATGGAATTATCAATCCCAGTACAACCCAATGAACAAAGGCCGACCAACAAGCGGTTTTATCTAATTTCTGAATAATCATGGGTGTAACATCAATTAACCCGGCTATAATGCCTATGAGCAAGGCAATTAGTATTTTTTCCATAAATGGTTTATTATATTTTTATAGGGTAAAGTTAGGGATTATTGGTTAGAAATCTTACTCACCCCTGACCCCTCTCTCTGGGCAAGAGAGAGGGGAACGAAGTAACCAGCAGCATTCCAATTCTCCATTTTTCTCCATTTCTATATTCTATTACTTTTAGAATATTTAATGAATTGTTTCCCAAACTTACTCTCCCCCAGCCCCATCCGGCTGAAGCAAAACTATCTTCCGGCTCATCATTACCCGAAAATTATGTTTTGTCAACTCAGCTTAGGGTTAGAAAATTCTGTCAACTTTTTTTAGGACGATACACTCTCTTGATCACCATCTTCCTCCCCCTCTCTATCCTACAAGTAGTAAATAGTAACTAACAAACCTCAAATAAATATATAATGTTATTTTCGAGGATAGAGAGGGGGCCGGGGGGTGAGTCTCTTTTATCCAAAC
Encoded proteins:
- a CDS encoding class I SAM-dependent methyltransferase, with protein sequence MEYWESRFKNEGAMWKFEPSDSAMVAVDLFKSNKINKILIPGFGYGRNAKLFCDNAFSVTGIELSHSAIVLAKTNGINCTTHHGSVTSMPFDNELYEGIFCYALIHLLNKNERRKFLESCWNQLKEGGIMFFLVASKQMSMYGGGKYLSKDRYEISKGVKVYFYDSESVSKEFADFGIDEFKDIEEPVKFMDAQEPIKLIQVICRK
- the ffh gene encoding signal recognition particle protein, which encodes MFENLSEKLERSFKLLKGEGKISEINVAETLKEVRKALLDADVNYKIAKTFTDEVKRKALGQNVLNSVKPGQMMIKIVHDELTELMGGKATDINLGGSPTIILIAGLQGSGKTTFSGKLATYLKTKKGRAPLLVAGDVYRPAAIEQLIVLGNQIGVPVFTVAGSTDPVAIAKDAVKQAKASGRDVVIIDTAGRLAVDEEMMKEVAAIKKAVDPQEILFVVDSMTGQDAVNTAKEFNDRLNFNGVVLTKLDGDTRGGAALSIRSVVDKPIKFVSTGEKMEALDVFHPERMADRILGMGDIVSLVERAQEQYDTEQARELHKKIAKDKFNYNDFLDQIGQIKKMGNLKDLAGMIPGMGKAIKDVDIDDNAFKNIEAIIHSMTPLEREDPSVMNGGRRKRIADGSGTSIQEVNKLIKQFDDMRKMMKMVSGSGGGKNLSRMMANMPRR